One stretch of Filifactor alocis ATCC 35896 DNA includes these proteins:
- a CDS encoding MarR family winged helix-turn-helix transcriptional regulator, translating to MNMVGEGLSQVYYRFKLNFYRKVFYSLQKKEDTLTTIETFFVELIYALDHPTVNEVSRFTGVSQPNVAYKVGNLVKKGFVKKIPSEIDKRKIHLEVTDKFKQYYGVNYEYLEVVSDRIAKRFPKEDVEKLEEMLNIISNELMDEVNDQLERKPCVEPYR from the coding sequence ATGAATATGGTAGGAGAAGGGTTAAGTCAAGTATATTATCGATTCAAATTAAATTTTTATCGAAAAGTATTTTATTCATTACAGAAGAAAGAAGACACACTGACCACAATCGAGACATTTTTCGTAGAGTTGATTTATGCATTAGATCATCCTACAGTAAACGAAGTATCTCGGTTCACGGGAGTGTCTCAACCGAATGTAGCCTACAAAGTAGGAAATCTTGTCAAAAAAGGATTCGTTAAAAAGATACCGTCTGAAATCGACAAGAGAAAAATTCATTTGGAAGTAACAGACAAATTCAAACAATACTACGGAGTCAACTACGAATATTTGGAAGTAGTATCCGATCGGATTGCAAAACGATTCCCAAAAGAAGATGTAGAAAAATTGGAAGAAATGTTGAACATTATTTCCAACGAATTGATGGACGAGGTAAACGACCAATTGGAAAGAAAACCTTGTGTAGAACCATATCGTTAA
- a CDS encoding amidohydrolase family protein codes for MKLYSDRIVLKDRFVEGYLEIKEDIIQSVHIGQKPETDYIDCTGKIVMPGLINIQNDDFIQEEYSPYFSPFPKRKAFSQIERLNVFSGVTTIYHCINMNRFLEEHSEQEALEELQFLKDVERKNHLIDHCVHLKFQLGSVQHIDFIWELLNGNLVDMITYVSQNGQERYRDKYFFQYIKDKFQISDSFTWAILNRIEKQRGQIKLEELSLRLKYVYGAKIPVATTDYRISRDIQTRYCMNIPIILDSFEKEALDYIQQNDKHATIDINNLWDLEQITDYSAGITRRSYSVVTANKKVENLLESIFIMAEEIGLVEAVRMGTYNPAQALNLRQKGEIAEGKTADLIVVEEQDHIPVNVMTVSNGQIILNMNLKK; via the coding sequence ATGAAACTATACAGTGACAGAATCGTACTCAAAGACAGATTCGTCGAAGGATATTTAGAGATAAAAGAAGATATCATACAATCCGTTCATATAGGACAAAAACCGGAAACAGACTACATTGATTGTACCGGCAAAATCGTTATGCCCGGATTGATTAACATCCAAAATGATGATTTTATACAAGAAGAATATAGTCCCTACTTCAGTCCGTTTCCAAAACGAAAAGCATTCAGCCAAATCGAACGGCTCAATGTGTTCTCAGGCGTGACCACCATCTACCACTGCATCAACATGAATCGCTTTTTGGAAGAACATAGCGAACAGGAAGCATTGGAAGAACTTCAATTTTTGAAAGATGTCGAACGCAAAAATCATCTTATCGATCATTGTGTCCACCTCAAATTTCAACTGGGCAGCGTACAGCACATCGATTTTATATGGGAGCTGCTCAACGGAAACCTTGTTGATATGATTACCTACGTTTCACAAAACGGACAGGAACGATATCGGGACAAATACTTTTTCCAATATATTAAAGACAAATTTCAAATCAGTGACTCATTTACATGGGCAATCCTAAACCGTATCGAAAAACAGCGTGGACAGATTAAATTGGAAGAGTTGAGCCTTAGACTCAAGTACGTGTACGGAGCCAAAATACCTGTAGCGACAACCGATTATCGAATCTCAAGAGATATCCAAACAAGATATTGTATGAACATACCGATTATATTGGATTCCTTCGAAAAAGAAGCATTAGACTATATTCAACAAAACGACAAACATGCCACCATTGATATCAACAACCTGTGGGATTTGGAACAAATTACCGACTATTCGGCAGGAATCACACGAAGAAGCTACAGCGTAGTGACAGCCAACAAAAAAGTGGAAAACCTGTTAGAATCCATCTTTATTATGGCAGAAGAAATCGGATTGGTCGAAGCAGTGCGCATGGGAACCTACAATCCGGCGCAAGCATTGAATCTAAGACAAAAAGGAGAAATCGCAGAAGGCAAAACAGCAGATCTCATTGTCGTAGAAGAACAAGACCATATACCGGTCAATGTGATGACCGTCAGCAACGGTCAAATTATTTTGAATATGAACTTGAAAAAATAA
- a CDS encoding TrkH family potassium uptake protein has translation MNYKMIRYLIGKMLRIEALLLLIPTLVSVYYREPIAKTIFQICVGLTVLGSILSYEEPDKSEFYAKEGLVIVATTWLVLSLCGALPFYLTGEIPSYIDSFFETVSGFTTTGSTILTDIEVMSKGLLFWRSFTHWIGGMGVLVFAFAIFSQSSVNSMYIMKAEVPGHKVGKLVSKISLTARILYGIYILLTVIEVGFLYAGGMSFFDCWIHAFSTAGTGGFSSHNASIAYFDSVYIETVITVFMILFGINFQLYYFLLLKKFKDCFGSEELRYYLLIILGAIILISFNIRAVAGSWGEAVRGSSFQVAAIITTTGFVTRDYQQWPFLSQGILLTLMYIGAMSGSTGGGIKVSRIILMIKNTVMGIRKIQHPNRVFSIQIENSPVPTGVMQELQAYFNLYLCIMVISLLVLLSQGMDLLSTFGAVSCCLNNVGPGLGVVGPVDNFSSLTNISKLILSFDMLAGRLELFPMVIIFLPTTWRKN, from the coding sequence ATGAACTATAAAATGATACGATACCTCATTGGCAAAATGCTTCGGATTGAAGCATTATTACTCCTGATACCGACGCTGGTATCTGTTTATTACAGAGAACCCATTGCCAAAACGATATTTCAGATATGTGTCGGACTGACTGTTCTCGGTTCGATTCTATCCTATGAAGAACCCGACAAATCAGAGTTCTATGCAAAAGAAGGGCTTGTTATCGTAGCGACAACATGGCTCGTGCTATCCTTGTGTGGAGCATTGCCCTTCTATCTAACCGGAGAGATACCAAGCTATATAGACAGCTTTTTTGAAACGGTATCCGGTTTCACCACCACAGGGTCCACCATCTTAACCGATATCGAAGTGATGTCCAAAGGACTTCTCTTTTGGCGAAGTTTCACCCACTGGATTGGAGGAATGGGAGTACTTGTATTTGCCTTTGCCATCTTTTCGCAGAGCAGTGTAAACAGTATGTATATTATGAAAGCGGAAGTGCCGGGACACAAAGTCGGAAAACTCGTTTCCAAAATATCCCTCACAGCACGAATTTTATACGGAATTTATATCCTGTTGACCGTCATCGAAGTAGGATTTTTGTATGCGGGAGGCATGAGCTTTTTCGACTGTTGGATACACGCATTTTCAACAGCCGGAACAGGCGGATTCTCCTCACATAACGCAAGTATCGCCTACTTTGACAGCGTCTATATCGAAACCGTCATAACCGTATTTATGATACTGTTCGGAATCAACTTCCAGCTCTATTACTTTTTACTGCTCAAAAAATTCAAAGATTGTTTCGGAAGCGAAGAACTTCGATACTATCTTCTGATTATTTTGGGTGCAATCATTTTAATCAGTTTCAATATCAGAGCAGTTGCCGGAAGCTGGGGCGAAGCTGTTCGCGGTTCATCCTTCCAGGTAGCAGCCATCATTACCACAACAGGATTTGTCACAAGAGACTATCAGCAGTGGCCGTTCCTGTCACAAGGAATCCTGCTTACCTTGATGTATATCGGCGCCATGTCAGGCTCCACAGGTGGAGGAATCAAAGTATCGCGAATTATCCTTATGATTAAAAATACCGTTATGGGAATCCGAAAAATACAACACCCCAACAGAGTATTTAGTATTCAAATCGAAAACAGCCCCGTACCGACAGGTGTTATGCAGGAGCTACAAGCATATTTCAACCTGTATCTGTGCATCATGGTTATTTCCCTGTTAGTGTTGTTATCACAGGGAATGGATTTACTCAGCACATTCGGAGCGGTTTCCTGTTGTTTGAACAACGTAGGACCCGGACTTGGAGTAGTTGGACCGGTCGATAATTTCAGCAGTTTGACCAACATCAGCAAACTTATCCTGTCATTTGATATGCTTGCCGGAAGATTAGAACTGTTCCCAATGGTCATTATCTTCCTACCGACCACATGGAGAAAAAATTAA
- the trkA gene encoding Trk system potassium transporter TrkA has translation MNILIVGAGKVGEALIENLSKEKHDIIVVDEKIELVEKLVDTYDIIGTVGNGASYDVLINAKIQKADMLIAVTNSDEINMLCCIIGKKLGVKDTIARVRNPEYSLQLDLLQQEMGIDMVINPEFEAANDIFRMLQFPSASNVESFAKGRVNIVEGKVSANSDLIGVSLTELRKSSKLDILICVVTRDSQVLIPRGDFVLQEGDGIYVTGTTQQLILFFKQQGVYKKNVRDVLMIGGGKISYYLAKKLIKQGIQVKIIERHERRCLELSQKLKEATIVHNDGTLHEVLDEERLARYDACITLTGIDEENIVTSIYAESLGVPKIVTKISRINLVPIIEKVGLSSYITPKHIMATRIVRYVRAKQNTQGSNVERLYRIVNNQVEALEFYVSENFQQIGVSLEEMKLKENILIPFILRGNTLIYPTGKDMICEHDRVIVVTTQKYLRDLNDILEGNHYEL, from the coding sequence ATGAATATTTTAATTGTTGGAGCCGGAAAAGTAGGAGAAGCTCTTATTGAGAACCTTTCTAAAGAAAAGCATGATATTATCGTTGTTGACGAAAAAATAGAATTAGTAGAAAAGTTGGTAGACACCTACGATATTATAGGAACTGTCGGAAACGGTGCGTCTTACGATGTATTGATTAATGCAAAAATCCAAAAGGCAGATATGCTCATTGCCGTAACCAACTCTGATGAAATCAATATGCTTTGTTGTATTATAGGTAAAAAACTGGGTGTCAAAGATACCATTGCGCGCGTTCGAAATCCCGAATACTCCTTGCAACTTGATTTATTGCAACAAGAGATGGGAATCGACATGGTAATCAATCCGGAATTTGAGGCGGCGAATGATATCTTCCGTATGTTGCAATTTCCGTCTGCGTCCAATGTCGAAAGTTTTGCGAAAGGACGTGTCAATATTGTAGAAGGAAAAGTCAGCGCCAACAGTGATTTGATTGGAGTTTCTTTGACCGAACTTCGCAAATCATCCAAATTGGACATCTTAATCTGCGTTGTAACCAGAGATTCGCAAGTATTGATACCTCGCGGAGATTTTGTGCTGCAGGAAGGGGACGGCATCTATGTTACCGGAACCACGCAACAGCTGATACTGTTCTTCAAACAACAAGGAGTTTACAAAAAAAATGTTCGAGATGTGCTTATGATAGGAGGAGGCAAAATCTCCTACTACTTGGCAAAAAAATTGATAAAACAGGGAATCCAAGTCAAAATTATCGAACGACATGAACGACGATGTTTGGAATTGAGTCAAAAATTAAAAGAGGCGACCATTGTTCATAACGACGGAACACTGCATGAAGTATTGGATGAAGAAAGATTGGCACGATACGATGCGTGTATCACGCTCACAGGAATCGATGAAGAAAATATCGTTACGTCAATCTATGCCGAAAGTCTCGGTGTGCCAAAAATCGTTACCAAAATCAGTAGAATCAACCTTGTGCCGATTATCGAAAAAGTAGGACTTTCAAGCTATATCACACCAAAACACATTATGGCAACACGAATCGTACGCTATGTAAGAGCAAAACAAAACACACAAGGCAGCAATGTAGAACGACTTTATCGAATTGTCAACAACCAAGTGGAAGCGCTTGAATTCTATGTATCAGAGAATTTTCAACAAATCGGAGTCAGTTTGGAAGAGATGAAATTGAAAGAAAACATCTTGATTCCGTTCATCCTGAGAGGAAACACATTGATTTATCCGACGGGAAAAGACATGATCTGTGAACATGACAGAGTAATCGTTGTAACAACACAAAAATATTTGCGTGACTTAAATGATATTTTGGAAGGAAACCACTATGAACTATAA
- a CDS encoding 23S rRNA (pseudouridine(1915)-N(3))-methyltransferase RlmH, whose product MIQMIVVGALKESYLREGQQYFLDEISKREDVELIELEDEKVPETASEKELTMIRQIEGQKILSKVNRLNTMIAMDIDGKSMTKDKWSNLFEQHRTQKKGMTFIIGGSVGLSDEVKQRANFRVSFSRLTFPHQLFRLMLLEQIADAIL is encoded by the coding sequence ATGATACAAATGATTGTGGTGGGAGCATTGAAAGAATCCTATTTAAGAGAAGGACAACAATATTTTTTGGATGAAATTTCCAAAAGAGAAGATGTGGAATTGATTGAATTGGAAGATGAAAAGGTTCCTGAAACAGCATCTGAAAAAGAATTGACGATGATTCGTCAGATAGAAGGTCAAAAAATTCTGTCCAAGGTCAACCGATTAAATACTATGATTGCAATGGATATCGACGGAAAAAGTATGACAAAAGACAAATGGAGCAACTTGTTTGAACAACACAGAACTCAAAAAAAAGGGATGACATTTATTATAGGAGGAAGCGTCGGGTTGAGTGATGAAGTCAAACAGAGAGCAAATTTCAGAGTGAGTTTTTCAAGACTCACCTTCCCTCATCAACTCTTTCGATTGATGTTGTTAGAACAAATTGCAGATGCTATCTTGTAG
- a CDS encoding exodeoxyribonuclease III, which translates to MKLISWNVNGIRACVKKGFLDFFKETDADIFCLQETKLQEGQIELELEGYHQYWNYAERKGYSGTAIFTKQEPLSVSYGLGIEEHDQEGRVITLEFDNFYMVTVYTPNSKNELLRLDYRMVWEDEFRSYLLRLNETKPVIVCGDLNVAHQEIDLKNPKTNQKNAGFTIEERTKMSTLLDSGFIDTFRFFYPELEGAYSWWSYRFNARKNNAGWRIDYFLTSQELKENLKDAKIHSDILGSDHCPVELDIEW; encoded by the coding sequence ATGAAACTAATATCATGGAATGTCAATGGAATCAGAGCATGTGTCAAAAAAGGATTTTTAGATTTTTTTAAGGAAACAGATGCCGATATTTTTTGTCTGCAAGAAACCAAGTTGCAAGAAGGACAAATAGAGTTGGAATTGGAAGGATATCATCAGTACTGGAACTATGCCGAACGTAAGGGGTATTCCGGAACAGCAATCTTTACCAAACAAGAGCCTCTTTCTGTAAGTTACGGACTGGGAATTGAAGAACACGATCAGGAAGGTCGTGTTATTACACTGGAGTTTGACAACTTTTATATGGTAACCGTCTATACGCCGAACTCCAAAAATGAACTGTTGCGATTGGATTATCGAATGGTATGGGAAGATGAATTTCGTTCCTATCTCCTTCGATTGAACGAAACCAAACCGGTTATCGTATGTGGAGATTTGAATGTTGCCCATCAGGAAATTGACCTTAAGAATCCGAAAACAAATCAGAAAAATGCCGGATTTACTATAGAAGAAAGAACAAAAATGAGTACCCTTTTGGATTCCGGATTTATTGACACCTTCCGTTTCTTCTATCCCGAATTGGAAGGAGCATATAGTTGGTGGTCCTATCGCTTTAACGCACGCAAAAATAATGCCGGATGGAGAATTGACTACTTCCTGACATCCCAAGAACTGAAAGAAAACCTGAAAGATGCTAAAATTCACAGCGACATTTTAGGCTCCGACCATTGTCCTGTAGAATTGGATATCGAATGGTAA
- a CDS encoding ParB/RepB/Spo0J family partition protein: MSIKNIDLGSKMNFGNTRRAGYSLATQKENILTEEQENIVRIQIDKLESAPEEWNFYPALQGEEFDRLVHSILVHGLLHPIVVQKKQDKTMILSGHNRVRAYRFIRSKIQELKSAQQEELNGVDITQLNAKDFDEIYAIIKEDLSEEDAREIIIDANYAQRQLGQKLLTRSIIEKYKIIQQKRKENTGDYKSRKTREIVAESFQMSGRHIDRYRKLEKLNPILLDWFYKGKISLEMGAKIAMMKPNIQEEIAEHYLPFILKYPAQTLQYFKAGMTKKELAEMKQEILEEKNICKISFVRDGVHHSVTLQEESQIEEMISLLKTWNIEC, encoded by the coding sequence GTGTCAATCAAAAACATTGATTTGGGTTCCAAAATGAATTTCGGAAACACAAGACGGGCAGGATATTCCTTAGCGACACAAAAAGAAAACATTCTTACGGAAGAACAGGAAAACATCGTTCGCATTCAAATTGATAAATTAGAGTCGGCACCTGAAGAATGGAATTTTTATCCGGCGTTGCAAGGAGAAGAGTTCGATCGATTGGTACATTCTATCTTAGTTCATGGATTGTTGCACCCTATCGTAGTACAAAAAAAACAGGACAAGACGATGATTCTGTCAGGGCATAACCGCGTAAGAGCGTATCGTTTTATTCGCAGCAAAATACAAGAGTTGAAGTCTGCACAACAGGAGGAATTGAACGGGGTAGACATCACCCAATTAAATGCAAAAGATTTTGACGAAATCTATGCCATCATCAAAGAAGACTTATCGGAAGAAGACGCAAGAGAAATCATCATTGATGCAAACTATGCTCAGCGACAATTAGGGCAAAAGTTACTGACCAGAAGTATTATAGAAAAATACAAAATCATCCAACAGAAAAGAAAAGAAAACACCGGAGATTACAAAAGCAGAAAGACAAGAGAAATTGTAGCTGAAAGTTTTCAGATGAGCGGCAGACATATCGATCGTTACAGAAAACTGGAAAAACTCAATCCGATTTTGTTGGACTGGTTCTATAAAGGAAAAATTTCTTTAGAAATGGGAGCCAAAATTGCTATGATGAAACCGAATATCCAAGAAGAAATCGCAGAGCATTATCTTCCTTTCATTTTGAAATACCCCGCACAAACACTACAATATTTTAAGGCCGGCATGACCAAAAAAGAACTTGCAGAGATGAAGCAAGAGATTTTGGAAGAAAAAAACATCTGCAAAATTTCTTTTGTGAGAGACGGAGTACATCACAGTGTTACCTTACAAGAAGAAAGTCAAATAGAAGAAATGATATCGTTGCTTAAAACATGGAATATAGAATGTTAA
- a CDS encoding ParA family protein: MAKHSAKKKTKVISIANSKGGSGKSTTASMLSIALGQLGYKVLAIDCDSQMDLTNTMGFTVDETLTEFGLQLIDFNKTIYQAMKNKDDLSNYITPTRYDNVDIVSGDDYISKIEYDLHHEFQREFLLKKISTDLIAKNEYDFIIFDTSTYLGDLSANILNVCDYVIIPVPMAMFGIRGIRTFLDFFNQFSVMNEKLEVLGILTTLYKPSNKIMNTRGQGLIENVFGKDMLFRTKINLDTSVEKAQWNSIAVLEFSPKSKAAMQYMDFAKEVVKRVNQKH; encoded by the coding sequence ATGGCAAAACATTCTGCAAAGAAAAAAACAAAAGTGATTTCCATTGCAAATTCTAAAGGCGGCTCAGGGAAAAGCACCACCGCATCCATGCTGTCCATCGCATTAGGGCAATTAGGATACAAAGTTCTTGCAATCGACTGCGACTCCCAAATGGACTTAACGAATACGATGGGATTTACAGTAGACGAAACATTGACAGAATTCGGCTTGCAATTGATTGATTTCAACAAAACCATCTATCAGGCAATGAAAAATAAAGACGATTTGTCAAACTACATCACTCCCACTCGATACGACAATGTAGACATTGTATCGGGAGATGATTATATCAGCAAAATAGAGTACGATTTGCATCATGAATTCCAGCGCGAATTTCTATTGAAGAAAATCAGTACAGATTTGATTGCCAAGAATGAATACGACTTCATCATCTTCGACACATCAACCTACTTAGGAGATTTGTCCGCAAACATACTGAATGTATGCGATTATGTTATTATACCCGTTCCGATGGCAATGTTCGGAATCAGGGGAATTCGAACCTTCTTGGATTTTTTCAACCAATTTTCAGTCATGAACGAAAAATTGGAAGTGCTCGGTATTTTGACAACACTGTATAAGCCGAGCAACAAAATTATGAATACCAGAGGACAAGGTTTGATTGAAAATGTATTCGGAAAAGATATGTTGTTTCGTACCAAAATCAACTTAGATACCTCTGTTGAAAAAGCACAGTGGAACAGTATTGCCGTACTGGAGTTTTCACCGAAGAGCAAGGCGGCAATGCAATATATGGATTTTGCGAAGGAGGTTGTTAAGCGTGTCAATCAAAAACATTGA
- a CDS encoding winged helix-turn-helix domain-containing protein, protein MKNTILIIEDEKPISDIVKFNLKREGYDIITAFDGLDGYQKGIQENVDLILLDIMLPSMNGFDVCRHIREKSSVPIIMVTAKEEEVDKILGLELGADDYITKPFSLRELIARVKANIRRTSMPNNNSAESDLIQHKNLVIDTSKYSVTKNDTVLELTVREYELLKFLAVQPNQVFSREQLLKQVWGYEYYGDIRTVDVTIRRLREKLEDDASNPTYILTKRGVGYFFKGE, encoded by the coding sequence ATGAAAAATACCATTTTGATTATTGAAGATGAAAAGCCTATCTCTGATATTGTGAAGTTTAATTTGAAGAGAGAAGGTTATGATATTATCACCGCATTTGACGGTCTTGACGGCTATCAAAAAGGGATTCAAGAGAATGTGGATTTGATTCTGTTGGATATTATGCTTCCGTCAATGAATGGGTTTGATGTTTGCAGACACATTCGCGAAAAATCTTCTGTTCCTATTATTATGGTAACAGCGAAGGAAGAAGAGGTAGATAAGATTCTCGGACTGGAGCTCGGAGCAGATGATTATATCACAAAACCGTTCAGCTTGCGCGAATTGATTGCTCGTGTAAAGGCAAATATTCGCCGTACTTCCATGCCGAACAACAACTCTGCGGAGTCGGATTTGATTCAACACAAAAATTTGGTAATTGATACTTCTAAATACTCTGTTACCAAAAATGATACTGTTTTGGAGTTGACGGTTCGTGAGTATGAACTTTTGAAGTTTTTAGCTGTTCAACCGAACCAAGTTTTTTCAAGAGAACAACTTTTGAAACAGGTTTGGGGATATGAATACTACGGGGATATTCGTACGGTAGATGTAACCATTCGCCGTCTCAGAGAAAAATTGGAAGATGATGCATCTAACCCTACTTATATTTTGACAAAGCGGGGAGTCGGATATTTTTTTAAGGGGGAATAA
- a CDS encoding HAMP domain-containing sensor histidine kinase, protein MFKSIRWKLISIHFVLVFVSMAIVGLFITNQLQQYNISSVQKSLTSASNNLVNESIRSDMSVVKQQYDLQQTLMNTTLPAGYEISVIDMKTGTIVASTNENLLHRQSMDEMNIEVLLALSENPVATKTVMQQDQSSVRFEHIAFAYPKNSPDDEGYIIYGRASLEKTDEMLNHANIIFLNATLIVLLVTILLGYVLSTSITAPINDLKKKAIEISKGDFSQRATIHSNDEIGQLATSFNYLTERLHKTLMEISSEQDKLNAIIEHMEDGLIAIDQQGKIIHYNIVVEKLLDISMENKQYFDQIFLPMQNNLSLKRIVQQNSEMNEGMKPSEFTIEINSRILSVSSALFSDTSNTLTGYVVLFQDITEHERLDHMRKEFVANVSHELKTPITTIRTYSETLLDGALKDPAIAKKFMEVIVKESDRMTSLIRDLLQLSHIDFKKETWNFDYTDINTLIQDSIDKMELYYQTKHQTLVSNLLGQSRQIWVDKTKMEQVIINILSNAIKYTEENGKISLSLFVSEGILDIVIEDNGIGIPKEDVEHIFDRFYRVDKGRSRQQGGTGLGLSIAKHIVEEHGGSISVRSDFGKGTVFTISLPIEPKKV, encoded by the coding sequence TTGTTTAAGAGTATTCGTTGGAAACTGATTTCGATTCACTTTGTGTTGGTATTCGTTTCCATGGCGATTGTCGGGTTGTTTATTACCAATCAGCTGCAACAATACAATATTTCTTCCGTTCAAAAAAGTCTAACTTCCGCTTCCAACAACTTGGTAAATGAGAGTATCCGTTCTGATATGAGCGTTGTCAAGCAACAGTATGACCTGCAACAAACTCTGATGAATACCACTCTCCCTGCCGGATATGAAATCTCCGTTATCGATATGAAAACCGGAACGATTGTCGCATCGACAAACGAGAATTTGTTGCATCGGCAGAGCATGGATGAAATGAATATCGAGGTGCTGCTTGCACTGTCCGAAAATCCCGTTGCAACCAAGACGGTCATGCAACAGGATCAGTCTTCTGTTCGATTTGAACACATCGCCTTTGCCTATCCCAAAAATTCACCTGATGATGAGGGATATATTATCTATGGAAGAGCTTCTCTTGAGAAGACGGATGAAATGCTCAATCATGCAAATATCATTTTTTTGAACGCAACCTTGATTGTGCTCCTTGTTACCATTTTGCTCGGATATGTTCTTTCCACTTCGATTACCGCTCCTATCAACGATTTGAAGAAGAAGGCAATTGAAATTTCAAAAGGAGATTTCTCTCAACGGGCAACAATCCATTCGAATGATGAAATCGGTCAGTTGGCAACATCTTTTAACTACTTGACGGAGCGACTCCACAAAACTTTGATGGAAATTTCGTCGGAACAGGACAAGTTGAATGCCATTATTGAACATATGGAAGACGGCTTGATTGCAATTGATCAACAAGGTAAAATTATCCACTACAATATTGTTGTGGAGAAACTTTTGGATATTTCTATGGAAAACAAACAGTATTTTGATCAAATCTTTCTGCCGATGCAAAATAATTTGTCTCTGAAACGGATTGTTCAACAAAATTCCGAGATGAATGAAGGTATGAAACCTTCTGAGTTTACGATTGAAATCAACAGCCGCATTCTATCTGTTTCATCAGCATTGTTCAGTGACACCAGTAACACTCTGACGGGATATGTTGTATTGTTCCAAGATATTACGGAACATGAACGACTGGATCATATGCGAAAGGAGTTCGTTGCCAATGTATCACACGAACTCAAAACGCCGATTACAACCATTCGAACTTACTCGGAAACACTGTTGGACGGTGCGTTGAAAGATCCTGCTATCGCAAAAAAATTTATGGAAGTAATTGTCAAGGAAAGTGACCGAATGACATCGCTTATCCGCGATTTGTTACAACTTTCTCATATTGATTTCAAGAAAGAAACATGGAACTTTGATTACACGGATATCAATACTTTGATACAGGATTCGATTGATAAAATGGAACTGTACTACCAAACGAAACATCAAACTCTGGTATCAAATCTGTTGGGACAAAGCCGACAAATTTGGGTAGATAAAACAAAGATGGAACAGGTTATCATCAATATTTTGTCCAATGCAATCAAATATACAGAGGAAAACGGCAAAATCTCCTTGTCTTTATTCGTTTCAGAGGGTATACTGGATATAGTGATTGAAGATAACGGAATCGGAATTCCAAAAGAAGATGTAGAACATATTTTTGACCGCTTCTATCGTGTCGACAAGGGTCGTTCCCGTCAACAGGGCGGAACGGGACTCGGCCTCTCGATTGCAAAACATATTGTCGAAGAACACGGCGGCTCTATTTCCGTTCGTTCCGACTTCGGCAAGGGAACTGTTTTTACCATCTCCTTACCGATTGAACCAAAAAAAGTGTAA